The proteins below are encoded in one region of Ferroplasma acidiphilum:
- a CDS encoding ABC transporter ATP-binding protein — translation MNRYSIIFKNIKSVWYLIIVVIGASLAYAYLRLLVPLYIGDAVNNLVGKNYIIILHFALLIFGVTVASSIFDFAIDYYANKASQKFVYNLRKNEFSHLLAKNYEYFNSNSTGNILSKFTMDIETLRRLVNMSLSNLFSVTFLIIIAGIDLTRLYYGFTVIFFVVIAPIIYFTLVMQRKQRKYWRALRDKYGTMNNLINQNIIGNRVVRSFTAEEEEIKRFNNSTDSYFDDYKGIAGVRSLYNPLLALFLSLAIGFVLIYGGIESIDSIISVGSVIAAVNIFTLVLRPVRFYGRYISFYENGMASLDRINAINNDNSDYKGTLLPEVYGRISLENLGYKSNNSTILTGINMDIAPGERVAIVGETGAGKTTLVNIISGLYKNYTGHAYLDGTELKEIDDKLIREKIGIVSQDAILFSGTIRYNITMGKDYTDDQVRNAAKLSMLDDFIDSLPSGYDTPVGERGITLSGGQKQRMAIARIIIRNPQIIIFDDSTSNLDADTETRFLNTIQGFIAGKTTIIISHKISSVMLAERAYVIEKGRVTEYGYIKDLIKSNGSFSDIFAGKFRGDAIE, via the coding sequence GTGAACAGATATTCAATTATATTTAAAAACATCAAAAGTGTATGGTATCTTATCATTGTTGTAATAGGAGCATCACTTGCATATGCCTATCTCCGGCTGCTTGTTCCACTATATATTGGAGATGCTGTCAACAACCTGGTTGGAAAAAACTATATTATTATCCTCCATTTTGCCCTTCTTATTTTTGGTGTAACGGTGGCATCATCTATATTTGATTTTGCCATTGATTACTATGCAAATAAGGCAAGCCAGAAATTTGTTTACAATCTCAGAAAAAATGAATTTTCACATTTGCTGGCAAAAAATTATGAATATTTTAATAGCAATTCTACAGGCAATATACTTTCAAAATTTACCATGGATATAGAGACACTTAGAAGGCTTGTAAATATGTCACTTTCTAACCTTTTCAGTGTAACATTCCTTATTATAATAGCAGGCATTGACCTTACCAGGTTATATTACGGATTTACAGTAATATTTTTCGTGGTTATAGCACCAATAATTTATTTTACCCTTGTTATGCAGAGGAAGCAAAGAAAGTACTGGCGTGCCCTGAGGGACAAATACGGGACAATGAACAACCTGATCAACCAGAATATTATCGGAAACAGGGTTGTCAGAAGCTTCACTGCGGAAGAGGAGGAAATTAAAAGATTTAACAACTCTACAGACTCATATTTCGATGATTATAAGGGAATAGCAGGCGTAAGGTCTCTGTATAACCCACTTCTTGCACTCTTTTTAAGCCTTGCAATAGGATTTGTTTTAATATATGGCGGAATAGAAAGCATTGATTCCATCATCTCAGTTGGGAGTGTCATTGCAGCGGTAAATATATTTACACTGGTTCTCCGCCCTGTGAGGTTTTATGGGCGTTATATTTCATTCTATGAAAATGGCATGGCAAGCCTCGATAGAATTAACGCAATAAACAATGATAACTCTGACTATAAAGGTACACTGTTGCCGGAGGTGTATGGAAGAATAAGCCTGGAAAATCTCGGCTATAAGAGCAATAATTCAACTATTTTAACCGGTATTAATATGGATATAGCTCCAGGCGAAAGGGTAGCCATTGTTGGAGAGACCGGTGCTGGAAAAACCACACTGGTAAATATCATTTCGGGGTTATACAAGAACTATACAGGCCACGCATACCTGGACGGAACAGAGTTAAAGGAAATAGATGATAAGCTGATAAGGGAAAAAATTGGCATAGTATCACAGGATGCAATACTGTTTTCAGGGACTATCAGGTATAATATAACAATGGGAAAGGATTATACTGATGACCAGGTAAGGAATGCAGCAAAACTTTCCATGCTTGATGATTTCATTGACAGCCTTCCGTCAGGTTATGATACGCCGGTTGGTGAGAGGGGAATAACACTCTCCGGAGGGCAAAAACAGAGGATGGCTATTGCCAGGATAATAATCAGGAATCCACAGATTATTATATTTGACGATTCCACATCAAATCTGGATGCGGACACAGAGACAAGGTTTTTGAATACAATTCAAGGATTCATCGCAGGAAAAACCACCATAATAATAAGCCATAAAATCTCATCTGTAATGCTGGCTGAAAGGGCATATGTTATTGAAAAGGGAAGGGTTACTGAATATGGCTATATTAAGGACTTGATAAAGAGCAATGGCTCTTTCTCCGATATATTTGCCGGTAAGTTCAGGGGTGATGCGATTGAATAA
- a CDS encoding H/ACA ribonucleoprotein complex subunit GAR1, which translates to MKTECTIVHKFNNEVLLRVNDCIGLHNKLVNEYDAVIGKVTKILGPVSGPYALAYIASKDDNIQKVYIKC; encoded by the coding sequence ATGAAAACTGAGTGCACAATAGTACATAAATTCAATAATGAGGTATTATTGAGGGTGAATGACTGTATCGGACTCCATAACAAACTGGTTAATGAATATGATGCCGTTATAGGAAAAGTAACAAAAATATTAGGCCCTGTATCAGGTCCATATGCACTCGCATATATAGCCAGCAAGGATGATAATATCCAGAAGGTATATATTAAATGTTAA
- a CDS encoding 30S ribosomal protein S8e — protein MTIYQGKSTKKFTGGKLRREHSKRRYELGREPSFTRIGETERRSLRTMGGNRKLLLLKEQFANIYNPEDKTTKKLKILTVKENNADPHYVQRNIMNKGTIISTEEGNARITSRPGQSGIINAVLVK, from the coding sequence ATGACAATTTATCAGGGTAAAAGTACAAAGAAGTTTACAGGAGGAAAGTTAAGGAGGGAGCATTCAAAGAGAAGGTATGAACTCGGCAGGGAACCCTCATTCACCAGAATCGGTGAGACAGAACGCAGGAGCCTCAGGACAATGGGCGGCAACAGGAAATTGCTATTGCTGAAAGAGCAGTTTGCAAACATATACAACCCGGAAGACAAAACCACAAAGAAGCTGAAAATATTAACTGTAAAAGAAAACAATGCTGATCCCCATTATGTACAGAGAAATATAATGAATAAAGGCACGATAATATCTACAGAAGAAGGAAATGCCAGAATTACATCAAGGCCCGGGCAGAGTGGAATTATCAATGCAGTATTAGTAAAATGA
- a CDS encoding MazG-like family protein, which produces MSDIKELEGIASEFIDKRDWRKFHTIKDLAMNCSVESNELLEILLWRDKEFENNILNGKDNKSLEMIKNEVSDILFSCFAIADHLHFNLEGAYRQKMKELDKRYDPDKVKGKLVKIPSPDHKKED; this is translated from the coding sequence ATGTCAGATATTAAAGAATTGGAAGGCATAGCTTCTGAATTTATAGATAAAAGAGACTGGAGGAAGTTCCACACAATAAAAGACCTTGCAATGAATTGCTCTGTAGAATCCAATGAACTTTTGGAAATTTTATTATGGAGGGATAAGGAATTTGAAAATAACATATTGAATGGCAAGGACAATAAATCACTGGAAATGATAAAAAATGAAGTCTCGGATATATTGTTTTCATGCTTTGCCATTGCAGATCACCTGCATTTTAACCTTGAGGGTGCCTACAGGCAGAAAATGAAAGAACTGGATAAACGGTATGATCCGGATAAGGTAAAAGGAAAGCTGGTAAAAATACCCTCCCCGGATCATAAAAAGGAGGATTAA
- a CDS encoding signal recognition particle subunit SRP19/SEC65 family protein, protein MITLYSQYFNPAISRKYGRRISRERAKNYSDDKLEQILRTMNLKYEVRDAHYSRIPYEDSKMFVIDADIKKSTIIKIINEKL, encoded by the coding sequence ATGATAACACTTTATTCACAGTATTTTAACCCCGCCATATCAAGAAAATACGGGCGGAGGATCAGCAGGGAAAGGGCAAAAAATTATTCCGATGATAAGCTGGAGCAGATATTAAGAACTATGAATCTCAAATATGAAGTGAGAGATGCCCATTATTCAAGAATTCCATATGAGGATTCAAAAATGTTTGTAATTGACGCTGATATTAAAAAATCAACAATAATAAAAATTATCAATGAGAAATTGTAG
- a CDS encoding tRNA (adenine-N1)-methyltransferase, with the protein MLILKSEEISGILDEKNLIAYFGKERINLPKNSFIEPGDIVRLKNREFIALKPDPQFFNEISGRNTQAVLPLDTSYIIHAAGILPGTCILEAGAGTGSLSYSILKAIGNGGKLVTMDINKSTIDIARGNVERFMEPGNWETIHGDIRSDNLPGKYDAAILDIPDPWDVVENMKKYIVPGGYLVTYSPNFNQAEKNVIAMKKLNFYVLETVELIKRNIIVRENATRPDNNIIDHTAFISIGVRTSSI; encoded by the coding sequence ATGTTAATATTAAAATCAGAGGAAATTTCCGGAATTCTGGATGAAAAGAACCTTATAGCCTATTTCGGAAAGGAACGGATAAACCTTCCAAAGAATTCATTTATAGAACCTGGAGACATTGTAAGGTTAAAAAACAGGGAATTTATAGCATTGAAGCCAGACCCTCAATTTTTTAATGAAATTTCTGGAAGGAATACCCAGGCAGTATTGCCACTGGATACATCTTACATAATACATGCTGCAGGAATACTCCCCGGTACATGCATCCTTGAAGCTGGCGCTGGCACAGGGTCTTTAAGCTACTCAATCCTGAAAGCGATAGGAAATGGAGGCAAACTGGTTACAATGGATATAAACAAAAGCACTATAGATATTGCGAGGGGCAACGTGGAGAGATTTATGGAACCGGGTAACTGGGAGACCATTCATGGAGATATCCGGTCAGATAATTTGCCTGGCAAATATGATGCTGCTATACTTGATATACCTGATCCATGGGATGTAGTTGAAAATATGAAGAAATATATCGTGCCGGGAGGATACCTTGTTACTTACTCTCCCAATTTTAATCAGGCAGAAAAGAATGTTATAGCCATGAAGAAGCTAAATTTTTATGTGCTGGAAACAGTGGAACTGATAAAACGCAACATTATTGTTCGGGAAAATGCGACCAGGCCCGATAACAATATAATAGACCATACAGCTTTTATATCCATAGGAGTCCGGACTTCTTCAATATAA
- a CDS encoding KEOPS complex subunit Pcc1, with translation MELCISIDEDNCNALYNSLIQDNNQDIEMECTNNKLIIKIINVKLSSIYNLVDDIIRDYETYKKVGEL, from the coding sequence ATGGAGCTATGCATTTCAATAGATGAAGATAACTGTAATGCACTGTATAATTCATTAATTCAGGACAATAATCAGGATATAGAAATGGAATGCACTAACAATAAACTTATAATAAAAATAATAAATGTAAAATTAAGTTCCATCTACAATCTTGTAGATGATATTATAAGGGACTATGAGACATATAAAAAAGTCGGTGAATTATAA
- a CDS encoding 2,3-diphosphoglycerate-dependent phosphoglycerate mutase: MKYVILIRHGESYTNRNGILSSELNRYRLTEEGIEQARFTGEQLNGLKFDGIISSPILRAVETANIINQYLNLEIKTDNRAIESDFGEYNGKRIVDIPDKSRDELGMESFESQTSRMIDLINSYTGNYIVVSHSFPIRCVLANYLKLGEIESFGLDIRHASMSVINVEKEKILAIGSLLLSPEIRKIFK; encoded by the coding sequence ATGAAGTATGTTATACTTATAAGACACGGGGAAAGCTATACAAATAGAAACGGGATACTTTCCAGTGAGCTTAATAGGTATAGATTAACAGAAGAAGGTATTGAACAGGCCAGATTTACTGGAGAGCAGCTTAATGGGCTAAAGTTTGATGGAATAATATCAAGCCCTATTTTGCGTGCGGTAGAAACAGCCAATATAATTAATCAATACCTGAATCTTGAAATTAAGACCGATAACAGGGCCATTGAATCAGATTTTGGGGAGTATAATGGCAAAAGGATAGTGGACATACCTGACAAATCCCGCGATGAACTTGGTATGGAATCCTTCGAATCCCAGACCAGCAGAATGATTGACCTTATAAATTCGTATACTGGAAACTACATAGTGGTAAGCCATTCTTTTCCTATAAGATGCGTGCTGGCAAATTACCTGAAACTGGGGGAGATAGAAAGCTTTGGCCTGGACATAAGGCACGCGTCCATGTCTGTCATCAATGTAGAGAAAGAAAAAATTCTCGCTATAGGGTCTCTTCTTTTATCACCTGAAATCAGGAAGATTTTTAAATGA
- a CDS encoding transcription initiation factor IIB yields MATEKKKNIYEIDKCPECGSSQLVRDYERGELVCSNCGLVIDDSYIDEGPEWRAFDSEQSESRARTGSPMTYTIHDKGLSTDISWKNKDSYGKSIPTRNRAQLYRLRKWQKRIKVSNAAERNLSQALQELERMASNLSIPNDVRETSAVIYRKAVKQNMIRGRSIEGVVAGSIYAACRITNVPRTLDEIASVTRVKKKEIGRTYRIMARYLKLNILPSKPDDYVNRFCSKLRLSMEARKRAEEILKMAIDNDLTSGKGPTGVAAAAIYIASLITGERRTQRAIAEVAGVTEVTIRNRYKELTEKLNLTIEE; encoded by the coding sequence ATGGCAACAGAAAAGAAAAAAAATATTTATGAGATAGACAAGTGTCCTGAGTGCGGTTCTTCACAGTTAGTAAGAGATTATGAACGTGGTGAATTAGTTTGCTCCAACTGTGGCCTTGTCATAGATGACAGTTATATTGATGAAGGGCCGGAATGGAGGGCTTTCGACTCAGAACAGAGTGAAAGCAGGGCCAGGACAGGTTCTCCAATGACATACACGATCCATGACAAGGGATTATCCACAGATATTTCATGGAAAAACAAAGATTCATATGGGAAATCAATACCAACAAGAAACAGGGCACAGCTGTACAGGCTCAGGAAGTGGCAGAAGAGAATAAAGGTATCAAATGCAGCAGAGCGGAATCTTTCACAGGCATTGCAAGAACTGGAAAGAATGGCTTCAAACCTGAGCATACCCAATGATGTCCGTGAAACATCTGCAGTTATCTACAGAAAAGCAGTTAAGCAGAATATGATCAGGGGCAGGTCCATAGAGGGAGTCGTAGCCGGATCAATTTATGCAGCATGCAGAATTACAAATGTTCCAAGGACACTGGATGAAATTGCATCTGTTACAAGGGTAAAGAAGAAAGAAATAGGCAGGACATACAGAATTATGGCCAGATACCTGAAACTGAATATACTCCCATCAAAACCCGATGACTACGTGAACAGATTCTGTTCCAAGCTTAGATTATCAATGGAAGCCAGGAAGAGGGCTGAGGAAATATTAAAAATGGCAATAGACAATGACCTGACATCTGGAAAAGGGCCTACAGGAGTTGCAGCAGCTGCAATATATATAGCATCTCTCATCACAGGGGAAAGAAGAACCCAGAGGGCAATTGCTGAAGTAGCCGGTGTTACTGAGGTAACTATTAGAAACAGATATAAGGAACTGACAGAAAAACTCAATTTAACAATTGAGGAGTGA
- a CDS encoding ABC transporter ATP-binding protein, with amino-acid sequence MRLNNYFIRLLKEILAYKRNSTIIISAILASSVIAMIGPYIIGIATDSIIALKFKILIILAVLYLGIYIINYIAENRRTKYMMNTSQAVIKGLRDRAFRNLQYVPLKYYAGKNAGQIISRITNDAETLSDFLTFQLPQVVAGIAGIIASIFIMIYLDPLLTVYAVIIIPMLLATVFLMNKRIKFNYMNVRRRIAELTGNVGESINGVKAIKSSGTEDVFNDNFETVNSNNYEANIRAVRLTSLFSSIVQIIEGLGIMIVLYEGGAEVFGRVISIGILVSFIVYVQSFFNPIVQLSQFYNSYQSSSIAIERIYRIIDEENDYTTNGSNIPAFTDKLKFNNVTFSYGKERIIDNLSMVIEKGKRIAIIGKTGAGKTTISNLILNFYKPDTGTITMDGVDINNFNTMEYRKLFGVILQDPFLFDGTILENIRFADYSIPEEEIKEKISSLGLDSIIGPLGLYANVGERGSNLSEGQRQAVSILRAAVNNPQIIIMDEATSQLDMKNESIIQSAIFKFMEGKTIIIIAHHLQTIIHSDYIYYIDRGKTLEEGEPDMLMGEGTRFYDLYIKNKLLI; translated from the coding sequence ATGCGATTGAATAATTATTTTATCAGGCTTTTAAAAGAGATACTTGCATATAAAAGGAATTCCACAATAATTATTTCCGCCATACTGGCGTCATCTGTAATAGCAATGATCGGGCCTTACATAATAGGTATAGCTACAGATTCTATTATAGCCCTGAAATTTAAAATACTTATAATTCTGGCGGTACTATATCTTGGCATTTATATAATAAATTATATAGCAGAAAACAGGCGGACTAAATACATGATGAATACATCCCAGGCCGTAATAAAGGGGCTCAGAGACAGGGCATTCAGGAATCTTCAGTACGTACCATTAAAATACTATGCAGGCAAGAATGCCGGGCAGATTATAAGCAGGATAACCAATGATGCTGAAACACTTTCAGATTTTCTTACATTCCAGCTTCCACAGGTAGTTGCAGGCATAGCTGGAATTATAGCTTCCATATTTATTATGATCTACCTTGACCCACTACTTACAGTATACGCTGTTATTATTATCCCGATGCTGCTTGCAACTGTATTTCTTATGAATAAAAGAATTAAATTCAATTACATGAATGTGAGGAGAAGGATAGCAGAGCTTACAGGCAATGTAGGAGAATCTATTAACGGGGTAAAAGCAATAAAAAGCTCCGGAACAGAAGATGTTTTCAATGATAATTTTGAAACTGTCAACTCAAATAATTATGAAGCCAATATACGCGCAGTGCGGCTTACCTCACTGTTTTCAAGCATAGTCCAGATTATAGAAGGGCTTGGTATAATGATAGTACTCTATGAAGGTGGTGCAGAGGTTTTTGGCAGGGTTATAAGTATTGGAATCCTTGTATCCTTTATTGTCTATGTCCAGAGCTTTTTCAACCCTATTGTCCAGCTGTCCCAGTTCTATAATTCATACCAGTCTTCCTCCATAGCAATAGAGAGAATTTACCGCATAATAGATGAAGAAAATGATTATACAACCAACGGTTCTAACATACCTGCATTCACGGACAAGCTCAAATTCAACAATGTCACATTTTCCTATGGGAAAGAGAGGATAATAGACAATCTTTCCATGGTTATTGAAAAAGGCAAGAGGATAGCAATAATAGGAAAAACAGGCGCAGGAAAAACCACCATATCAAATCTTATATTGAATTTTTACAAACCTGACACCGGAACAATAACCATGGATGGGGTGGATATAAATAACTTTAATACCATGGAATACAGAAAGCTTTTTGGGGTAATTTTGCAGGATCCGTTCCTATTCGATGGAACTATACTTGAAAATATAAGATTTGCAGATTATTCCATTCCGGAAGAGGAAATAAAAGAAAAAATCTCCAGCCTCGGGCTTGACAGCATTATCGGGCCTCTGGGGTTATATGCTAATGTAGGTGAACGTGGGTCCAATCTTTCCGAAGGGCAAAGGCAGGCAGTTTCAATATTAAGGGCAGCTGTTAATAACCCGCAGATCATAATAATGGATGAGGCCACATCACAGCTGGATATGAAAAATGAATCTATAATTCAGAGTGCAATATTCAAATTTATGGAGGGAAAAACTATAATTATCATAGCACACCATCTCCAGACTATAATACATTCTGATTATATATATTACATAGACAGGGGCAAAACGCTGGAAGAGGGCGAACCTGACATGTTAATGGGTGAAGGGACGAGATTCTATGATCTTTACATAAAAAATAAATTACTGATTTAA
- a CDS encoding GMP synthase subunit A, translating to MKIGVIDNGGQWTHREWRVIRSFGVDSEIYPNTVENTSLDGLDGLVLSGGPASIDSEVGKLGYIKQYIETHSYPILGICVGAQFIALNSGATVSKAIHPEYGKKKVTFIKSESIFAGMPETINAWESHNDEIKNLSDEYVLCASSDTCKVQAFYHKTKDIFAVQFHPEVNNTEHGTEIFKNFIDVCRK from the coding sequence ATGAAGATAGGCGTTATTGATAATGGTGGCCAGTGGACCCATAGGGAGTGGAGAGTTATCAGATCATTTGGCGTGGATTCCGAAATATACCCTAACACAGTTGAAAACACAAGCCTGGACGGGCTTGATGGGCTTGTACTTTCTGGAGGCCCTGCAAGTATTGACTCTGAGGTGGGGAAACTTGGATATATAAAACAATATATAGAAACCCATAGTTATCCCATCCTTGGCATATGTGTTGGAGCACAATTTATCGCCCTTAATTCCGGCGCAACTGTAAGCAAGGCAATTCACCCAGAATATGGGAAAAAGAAGGTTACATTTATTAAAAGTGAATCAATATTTGCCGGCATGCCTGAAACCATTAACGCCTGGGAAAGCCATAACGACGAAATTAAGAACTTATCCGATGAATATGTTCTCTGTGCCTCATCAGATACATGCAAGGTGCAGGCTTTCTACCATAAAACAAAAGATATTTTTGCTGTCCAGTTCCATCCTGAGGTAAATAATACTGAGCATGGAACTGAAATTTTCAAGAATTTTATTGATGTTTGCAGGAAATAA
- a CDS encoding transcription initiation factor IIB, translated as MKTDEVKNCPECGSIHLVKDYDRGELTCYDCGIVIEDSLIDQGPEWRAFDSEQDGKRSRTGSPMSFLSHDKGLATEISWSNKDYYGKRIPHKNRSQIYRVRKWHQRIRVSNAAERNLALALQVLNEDGAKLGIPKDIKESAALIYRKAVEKNLIRGRSIESIVCASIYASCRMINIPRTLDEISKVSEVNKKKIGKAYRHLAKELALNLQPTTPYSYVSQFCNKLDLDKQVIMDSEHIIRLAGESGLSTGKGPTGIAAAAIYIAAMKNGKQRTQKDVARVSGVTEVTIRNRYKEISKKLGIDDVD; from the coding sequence ATGAAAACAGATGAAGTTAAGAATTGTCCTGAATGCGGGTCAATTCATTTGGTTAAGGATTATGACAGGGGTGAATTGACATGCTATGATTGTGGGATTGTTATAGAAGATTCCCTGATAGATCAGGGGCCTGAATGGCGTGCATTTGATTCTGAACAGGATGGGAAGAGGTCAAGAACCGGGTCACCTATGAGTTTTTTAAGCCACGACAAGGGGCTTGCTACAGAAATATCATGGTCAAATAAGGACTATTATGGAAAGCGGATTCCGCATAAAAACAGGTCGCAGATATACCGTGTAAGGAAATGGCATCAGAGGATAAGGGTTAGCAATGCTGCCGAAAGAAACCTGGCACTGGCGCTCCAGGTTTTAAATGAGGACGGGGCAAAACTTGGAATTCCGAAAGATATCAAAGAAAGTGCTGCACTGATTTATAGAAAGGCTGTTGAAAAAAACCTTATCAGGGGAAGGAGCATAGAAAGCATTGTATGTGCTTCTATTTACGCATCCTGCAGGATGATCAATATACCCAGAACACTTGATGAAATTTCAAAGGTTTCCGAGGTCAATAAGAAAAAAATTGGAAAAGCTTACCGCCATCTTGCCAAGGAACTGGCACTTAATCTACAGCCAACAACTCCATATTCATATGTATCACAGTTTTGCAATAAACTGGACCTGGACAAGCAGGTTATAATGGACAGCGAGCATATAATCAGGCTTGCCGGAGAATCAGGTCTATCTACTGGAAAGGGGCCAACTGGCATAGCTGCTGCAGCCATATACATCGCAGCCATGAAAAACGGTAAACAGCGTACGCAGAAGGATGTTGCCCGTGTGTCCGGAGTTACCGAGGTAACCATCAGAAACCGTTATAAGGAAATTAGCAAAAAGCTAGGAATAGATGATGTAGATTAA
- a CDS encoding metal-dependent transcriptional regulator — translation MEYNITRKERDCIVAIHDSSGFPLRLFNIAEILNIKRPTAYELIKRLESKEIIERKNGVIYLTPYGNTIYSEIIMAHRTLEVMLTKSGVNSERACEQIEKIDYLMDDTSIQKLFISLGNPQTCPHGKPVKSN, via the coding sequence ATGGAATATAATATTACCAGGAAAGAAAGGGATTGTATAGTAGCCATCCACGACAGTTCTGGCTTTCCATTAAGGTTATTCAATATAGCTGAAATATTAAATATCAAACGTCCTACAGCATACGAACTGATTAAGCGGTTAGAATCAAAGGAAATTATAGAGAGAAAAAACGGGGTTATATATCTAACACCATACGGCAACACAATTTACAGTGAAATAATTATGGCACACAGGACACTGGAAGTAATGCTTACCAAAAGTGGGGTAAATTCCGAGAGGGCATGTGAGCAGATAGAAAAAATAGATTACCTTATGGATGACACATCAATACAGAAGCTTTTCATAAGTCTTGGAAACCCACAGACGTGCCCTCACGGGAAACCGGTAAAATCTAACTGA